AGCATTTGTAATAGTCCTGTAAGCAACCCGCTTTATATTAAAGTACAGGACGCGGATAATGTTGCCATTGTCGTTAATAACAATGGGCTTTGTGCTGGCACCCGGTTTAAATGTGGTCTTGAACTGATTGAGCATGTCCCACAGGGCCATAAAGTCGCCTTGGTGGATATCCCTAAAGGCGGAGAAATTATTCGCTATGCCGAAGTCATCGGTTTAGCGGTGCGCGATATTGCTCGCGGCGGCTGGATAGACGAATCACTGGTCGAGTTACCTGCTGCGCCAGCACTGGACACCCTACCTCTGGCAACCGCCGTGCCCGCGCCATTGCCGCCACTGGAGGGTTACACCTTTGAGGGCTATCGCAATGCGGACGGCAGTGTCGGCACCAAGAATCTGCTCGCCATCACCACCAGCGTCCATTGTGTAGCGGGCGTGGTGGATTATGTGGTCAATATCATTGAACGCACGCTATTGCCGAAATACCCCAATGTCGATGGCGTGGTCGCGCTAAATCACCTCTACGGTTGTGGTGTCGCCATCAATGCTCCGGCAGCAGTGGTGCCCATCCGCACCATTCACAATCTAGCGCTGAATCCGAATTTTGGTGGCGAAGTGATGGTGGTCGGTTTGGGATGTGAAAAACTGCAACCCGAGCGCCTACTGGAAGGGACACCTGATGTGCAGGTCATCTCACTGGATGAAAGCAACATTGTGCGTCTACAGGATGAAAAACACGTTGGTTTCCGTTCCATGGTTGAAGATATTCTGCAAGTGGCTGAAAAACACCTGCAACGCCTGAATATGCGCCAACGGGAAACCTGTCCTGCCTCTGAGTTAGTGGTGGGTATGCAGTGTGGCGGCAGCGATGCTTTCTCTGGCGTGACAGCGAACCCTGCGGTCGGCTATGCCTCTGACTTACTGGTACGTTGCGGTGCGACCGTCATGTTCTCAGAAGTGACCGAAGTCCGTGATGCCATTCATTTGTTAACACCACGGGCCATTAACGAAGATGTCGGCAGAAGATTGCTTGAAGAGATGAAATGGTACGACGATTACCTCGAAACCGGCAAAACTGACCGTAGTGCTAACCCTTCCCCCGGTAACAAGAAAGGTGGACTGGCTAACGTGGTTGAAAAAGCGCTGGGATCGATTGCGAAATCGGGTCGTAGCGCCATTTCTGAAGTGCTCTCGCCGGGCCAACGCCCGACGAAACGCGGCCTGATTTTTGCCGCCACGCCTGCAAGTGATTTCGTCTGCGGCACGCAACAACTGGCTTCAGGTATTACCGTGCAGGTATTCACCACTGGCCGTGGTACCCCCTATGGGCTAGCCGCTGTTCCAGTGATCAAAATGGCCACTCGCACTGATTTGGCGAACCGTTGGCATGATTTGATGGATATTGATGCCGGCACCATTGCGACCGGTGATGCGACAATCGAAGAAGTCGGCCAGCAATTATTTGAATTCATTCTGGATATTGCCAGTGACCGTAAACGCACTTGGTCAGATCAATGGGGGCTACGTAACGCCTTGGCAGTATTTAACCCGGCGCCAGTGACCTAAAAGCGCCACTCGAGTACTCAGGCCGGGTCATTCACCCGGCCATTTTTTTATCCCCCCACGCGTTCGCCTTTTCGGCCCACCTTTCTCGCTTTACAGGTTATTCCTGCTCACCCAATTGCAAGGCTACGTACAGCAAGAGACGATCGTCAAAGTTCGCCAAATCCAGCCCCGTCAGTTCGGAGATTCGATTTAGACGATATTCCAAGGTGTTACGGTGAATAAACAGTGCTTTGGCGGTGGCCGTCGGTTGCACGTTATTGCGGAACCAACAAGCCAGCGTCCTGCGTAGCAGGCCATTGCTGTCCATCGCCCGTAACTTGGCTAATGGCAGCGCTAACTCATTGGCTTGCCAGCCACCACGCAAGCTGTCCAGCAACACGGGCAGCACCAAATCCTGATAATAGTAGCTGCGTTGCTCTGGCATCCGCTGCTTGCCCACCGCCATCGTGGTGCGAGCAGTACGATAGGAACGAGCAATGCTGCCGGGGCCGGTGAAGAAATTCCCCAATGAGAGCCGTACCCGAAGGCGGCCCCGCTCCGTCATACGGGAAAGCAGAGATTCCATTCGCCGCCGATGGTCGATAGCATCCCAACGGCCATGGCTGTTTAGTGCTGGTTTGAGCACCACCATTTCTGTCAGAGAAACAATCGCAATCAGGTTGTTGCGTTCCGGTGTCGTCAGCAGGGTTTGGAGTTCCTGTAATTCAGACATCGCACTATCAACACTCAGTTGGCCGCTGTCGACATCCACGACCGCAACGACACGCGGCTCGTTGATATCGACCCCAAGGCGTTGCGCCCATTCAATGAGCGCAGGAGAGATCTCTTCCGTACGGATTAAGTTCAGCACTAGCTCTTCACGCAAGCGACTATCTTGCGCCAGCAAATGCACTAACCGCGCCTGCTCCATCATCATTTCAGCGGCCATACACACCAGCTCGCCGTATTGGCGCAATTGGCCCGGATTACCGGTTAAGCCAATCACCCCGACGATCTCCCCCTCAAGGCGCAAAGGTAAGTTGATCCCCGGCCGCACACCGTGTAGTTGGCGAGCGACAGCTTCGTCTATATCAACGATCCGGCCATGAGAGAGCGACAATAGCGCCCCCTCATGCAATTCGCCGAGGCGTTCTTCATCGCCACTGCCAATGATCCGCCCTTTTCCATCCATCACATTGATATTGGTATCAATGATTTTCATGGTACGGGTGACGATATCTTGGGCTAAGCGTGGGTCAAGGTTATATACACTCATGAGCGGGCCTCAATCTGGGCTGATGCACCAGCATAGGTGGTCGTACAGGGGATTACATTGGACAAATGCCCAACTTACATCACAAAAAGAGAGAGTTGCGGTGAGAGTCACAAAAATGACGAATACGGGGACGTGTTGCGGGAAAATGTTGGGAGTCAGTCAGGGCCAATCCACGTTAGCCCTGATTGAGAAACCGTTATGCTTTGCCTGCCGCCATACCAATCGCTAGCGTGGCAGCGATGTTACGCGCCGTTTTAAACACGTTATCCGCGGCGTTATCTAAGGCCTGCTCTAAAGTGCAAATGGTGTAAATCACGCTAAATACGGCATCCAAACCATGTTCATAAACCACATCGACATCATCTGTCAGGCTACCCGCAATGCCAATCACCGGTTTGTTATAACGTTTGGCGACTCTCGCGACACCAATCGGCACTTTGCCATGAATGGTTTGGCTGTCGATACGCCCTTCGCCGGTAATCACAAAAGTGGCATCACGAACCAAGGCGTCTAGACCGAGCGCATCCGTCACAATGTCGATGCCAGGGCTCAGCGTTGCTCCGCAAAACGCCAGTAGCGCCGCGCCCAATCCACCAGCAGCCCCTGCGCCTTCGACCTGATCAACGTCAATATCTAGATAACGGTTGATGACACTGGCGTAGTGCAACAGCCCTTCATCCAGTTGTGTGATCATGTCAGGCGTCGCGCCTTTTTGCGGGCCGAAAATAGCCGAGGCTCCTTCACTGCCTGTCAGCGGATTTGTGACATCACAGGCCACATCAATTTGGCACTGCTCAATCCGTGGGTCGAGCGCGCTGATATCAATGGTCGCCAGTTCAGTCAGTTTAGCGCCACCAAACCCAATCTGTTGGCCTTGCTTATCCAGCAGTTTGACCCCCAGCGCCTGTACCATACCGGCCCCACCATCATTGGTGGCACTGCCACCGATCCCAATGATGATATGTTTCACGCCTTTATTTAGCGCATGTAAAATCAGTTCGCCGGTGCCGTAGGAGGTGGTTTTCAATGGATTGCGCTGCGCCAATGGCACCAGTTCTAGCCCACTGGCGGCGGCCATCTCAATAAAGGCGCACTTCTCATCACCGGATATCCCATAAAAGGCATCCACGTTATCACCTAACGGGCCGGTCACATCCACCTTGATAATTTTACCGGCAGTCGCGGCAACCATGGCTTCTACCGTACCTTCGCCACCATCAGCAACGGGCAACTTGATATATTGCGCATCAGGAAACTGAGTACGGAAACCCGCTTCAATCTGCACCGCAACGTCTAGCGCGGATAAACTTTCTTTATAAGAATCCGGGGCGATGACAATTTTCATAAATGATTCAATCTCATGAGCTATCCGACGTCACGCAAGCGCCGACTTGATCCACCGCCGCTCGGAATACTTATCCGTATCGCTATGCGACCCAATGACCGGCACTCGCAAGTGCCGGCACCACGGATTAACGTGTCACTTCAACTTTGGCTAGTTTCTCGTAATAACAGGCCAATGCGCTGTGGTCGGCAGTGCCCAATCCATCGGCTTTCAATGCTTGCATCATTTCCATGACGGCAGCCGTCAACGGTAATTGTGCGCCGACACCGTGGGAGGTGTCCAAAGCGTTAGCCAAATCTTTGATGTGCAAATCAATGCGGAAGCCCGGTTTGAAGTTGCGATCCATCACCATCGGCGCTTTCGCTTCTAATACGGTACTGCCCGCCAATCCGCCGCGAATGGCTTGGAAGACCAGATCAGGATTGACGCCCGCTTTGGTCGCCAGCACCAGCGCTTCAGACATCGCGGCAATATTCAGTGCAACAACGACCTGATTAGCCAGTTTGGTCACATTACCTGCACCGATATCACCCGTGTGGACAACCGAGCCGCCCATCGCTTTCATGATGTCGTAGCACTTGTCGAATACGGCTTTATCCCCGCCTACCATCACCGATAACGTGCCATCAATGGCTTTCGGTTCGCCACCACTGACGGGCGCATCTAGCATGTCGATCTGTTTTAATGCCAGCGCTTCGCTGATTTCACGGCTGACCAACGGGGCAATCGAACTCATATCAATCACAACCGCGCCCGCTTTAGCGCCCTCAATCACGCCATTCTCACCCAATACCACCTCTTTGACGTGAGGGGAATTCGGGAGCATGGTGATAATAATATCGCATTCTGCGGCCAGCGCTTTGGGCGTTGCCGCCGCAGTAGCACCTGCACTGAGCAATTCATCCAGTGCCGCTGCATTGCGATCAAGGACGATTAATGAGTAGCCTGCTTTCAGCAGATTTTTACTCATTGGCTTTCCCATTATCCCTAAACCAATAAAGCCGATTTTCATTTGTGACTCCTCAATTAACTCGCCCAACCGTCAGCACGGTAGCGCTAAATGTTTGAAATAGAATGATGATTATTTCTTGAATTTGTCGCACAACGCCTGCGTTGCACTTCGAAACACACCCAAATCACTGCCGACGGCAACGAAGGTGGCTCCCCATTCCAGATAGCGGCGGGCATCAGCGTCAACCGGTGCCAGAATGCCGCTTGGCTTACCATGGGCTTTCGCACGCTCAAAAATATGACGAATGACTTTTTGTACTTCTGGGTGATTCGGCTGCCCCAAATACCCCAGCGCTGCCGAGAGATCTCCTGGCCCGACGAAAATGCCATCCACGCCATCCACCGCCGCTATCGCATCAATGTTATCGACCCCTTGCTGGCTTTCGATTTGGACTAATACGGTAATGTTGTCGTTAATGGTGGCGAAGTAATCCGGCACGGTGCCGTAGTTGTTGCCACGATGAGAGACCGAGACGCCACGTATACCGGCTGGCGGATAGCGGGTTGAGGCAACGGCACGGATCGCTTCTTCTTCGCTTTCAACAAAAGGAATCAGGAAGTTGTAGAAGCCGATATCCAATAAACGTTTGATAATAATGGGTTCATTACATGGTGCTCGCACCACTGGCGCGCTGTTACTGCCTTTCAGCGCCATTAACTGTGGAATGAATGTCGTGACATCGTTCGGGGCATGTTCACCGTCCAATACCAACCAATCAAAACCCGCCAGACCCAAGACTTCAGCTGAAATATGATTTGCCAGTGCGCTCCAGCAGCCGATCAGGATTTGCCCTTGTAGTAGGTTGCGGCGGAACTGATTTGGATAATTTTGGAGACTCATTTTCGATCCTTATGATAGAACGCCCGGTCTGAACGAAGGCTCGATGCAGGACGTTATGCAATTCAGGTTGCCAGCGCATACGGCAAGCATTCTGTCGCTTAATCTTGCGCCTGTTTCTGTACGATTGGGTATCGCTTCACTTCACGATAGCCATTATAGAAACCGCGTTCCAATAAGCCATCAGGCAAAAGAACAGGAATAATGATTTATTAACGAATGGTTATAGGCAGATGCACAAGATAATGCGTACTGCTTCACAGACTAGGGTGAGGTATAAATATGGAGACTCACGATAAGCAAGCTAAAGAGTTCGCCCAATCACACCACAGTAGTGATAAGGTAAAGCATCGACTGGAGAAGTACGCCACCGGATAGATAGGCTAATCTGTGTTGAACGCTCTACCTTGTTGGGCGGTTTGTATTATCAGTGGCGGTCAACCACACTTGCCAGAGATGAAGCTGGAGGAGAGCAACGTGCAACGTGAACAAGTATTAGGCAGTGCACTCAATCTGTTAGAGCAACAAGGGCTGGCAAATACTACGCTAGAGATGCTAGCAAAAGAAGTTTCAGTCACCGTCAGTGACCTGACCCGTTTTTGGCCAGATCGCGAGGCCTTATTGTATGACTGCCTGCGCTATCATGGTCAGCAGATTGATACTTGGCGGCGGCAATTACAGTTAGATGAGACGTTATCACCCAAGCAAAAGCTCTTGGCTCGTTACCAAACGCTCAGTGAGCAAGTCCAAAATCAGCGTTTCCCCGGTT
The window above is part of the Yersinia massiliensis genome. Proteins encoded here:
- the garD gene encoding galactarate dehydratase — its product is MSICNSPVSNPLYIKVQDADNVAIVVNNNGLCAGTRFKCGLELIEHVPQGHKVALVDIPKGGEIIRYAEVIGLAVRDIARGGWIDESLVELPAAPALDTLPLATAVPAPLPPLEGYTFEGYRNADGSVGTKNLLAITTSVHCVAGVVDYVVNIIERTLLPKYPNVDGVVALNHLYGCGVAINAPAAVVPIRTIHNLALNPNFGGEVMVVGLGCEKLQPERLLEGTPDVQVISLDESNIVRLQDEKHVGFRSMVEDILQVAEKHLQRLNMRQRETCPASELVVGMQCGGSDAFSGVTANPAVGYASDLLVRCGATVMFSEVTEVRDAIHLLTPRAINEDVGRRLLEEMKWYDDYLETGKTDRSANPSPGNKKGGLANVVEKALGSIAKSGRSAISEVLSPGQRPTKRGLIFAATPASDFVCGTQQLASGITVQVFTTGRGTPYGLAAVPVIKMATRTDLANRWHDLMDIDAGTIATGDATIEEVGQQLFEFILDIASDRKRTWSDQWGLRNALAVFNPAPVT
- a CDS encoding CdaR family transcriptional regulator; translated protein: MSVYNLDPRLAQDIVTRTMKIIDTNINVMDGKGRIIGSGDEERLGELHEGALLSLSHGRIVDIDEAVARQLHGVRPGINLPLRLEGEIVGVIGLTGNPGQLRQYGELVCMAAEMMMEQARLVHLLAQDSRLREELVLNLIRTEEISPALIEWAQRLGVDINEPRVVAVVDVDSGQLSVDSAMSELQELQTLLTTPERNNLIAIVSLTEMVVLKPALNSHGRWDAIDHRRRMESLLSRMTERGRLRVRLSLGNFFTGPGSIARSYRTARTTMAVGKQRMPEQRSYYYQDLVLPVLLDSLRGGWQANELALPLAKLRAMDSNGLLRRTLACWFRNNVQPTATAKALFIHRNTLEYRLNRISELTGLDLANFDDRLLLYVALQLGEQE
- a CDS encoding glycerate kinase, coding for MKIVIAPDSYKESLSALDVAVQIEAGFRTQFPDAQYIKLPVADGGEGTVEAMVAATAGKIIKVDVTGPLGDNVDAFYGISGDEKCAFIEMAAASGLELVPLAQRNPLKTTSYGTGELILHALNKGVKHIIIGIGGSATNDGGAGMVQALGVKLLDKQGQQIGFGGAKLTELATIDISALDPRIEQCQIDVACDVTNPLTGSEGASAIFGPQKGATPDMITQLDEGLLHYASVINRYLDIDVDQVEGAGAAGGLGAALLAFCGATLSPGIDIVTDALGLDALVRDATFVITGEGRIDSQTIHGKVPIGVARVAKRYNKPVIGIAGSLTDDVDVVYEHGLDAVFSVIYTICTLEQALDNAADNVFKTARNIAATLAIGMAAGKA
- the garR gene encoding 2-hydroxy-3-oxopropionate reductase → MKIGFIGLGIMGKPMSKNLLKAGYSLIVLDRNAAALDELLSAGATAAATPKALAAECDIIITMLPNSPHVKEVVLGENGVIEGAKAGAVVIDMSSIAPLVSREISEALALKQIDMLDAPVSGGEPKAIDGTLSVMVGGDKAVFDKCYDIMKAMGGSVVHTGDIGAGNVTKLANQVVVALNIAAMSEALVLATKAGVNPDLVFQAIRGGLAGSTVLEAKAPMVMDRNFKPGFRIDLHIKDLANALDTSHGVGAQLPLTAAVMEMMQALKADGLGTADHSALACYYEKLAKVEVTR
- the garL gene encoding 2-dehydro-3-deoxyglucarate aldolase → MSLQNYPNQFRRNLLQGQILIGCWSALANHISAEVLGLAGFDWLVLDGEHAPNDVTTFIPQLMALKGSNSAPVVRAPCNEPIIIKRLLDIGFYNFLIPFVESEEEAIRAVASTRYPPAGIRGVSVSHRGNNYGTVPDYFATINDNITVLVQIESQQGVDNIDAIAAVDGVDGIFVGPGDLSAALGYLGQPNHPEVQKVIRHIFERAKAHGKPSGILAPVDADARRYLEWGATFVAVGSDLGVFRSATQALCDKFKK
- a CDS encoding transcriptional regulator, producing the protein MQREQVLGSALNLLEQQGLANTTLEMLAKEVSVTVSDLTRFWPDREALLYDCLRYHGQQIDTWRRQLQLDETLSPKQKLLARYQTLSEQVQNQRFPGCLFIAACSFYPDDEHPIHQLAEQQKQASLHYTQALLREMDADDASMVAQQMELILEGCLSKLLVKRQLQDVEVAKRLAEDVLDVAQCRKNGALS